The following proteins are co-located in the Apium graveolens cultivar Ventura unplaced genomic scaffold, ASM990537v1 ctg1585, whole genome shotgun sequence genome:
- the LOC141699972 gene encoding tetratricopeptide repeat domain-containing protein PYG7, chloroplastic → MLLHSNASAPLHLYSHGSHNVLVNLIYTTHKYPVSEFQSRGSTQPRIPIKPKFKNHKLSLQIYGRRLPILPLMSSRRYKDSLLADDDNMNLKGQLVGVSTFLCGPVSWLASSQAAPASEYAQIDPVYEIGELFELGIQLSYVLSLLGLLGVGTFFVIRQVLVRRELDLSAKELQEQVRSGDASATELFELGAVMLRRKVYPAATKFLLQAIEKWDGDEQDLAQVYNALGVSYTRDGKVDKGIAQFETAVRIQPGYVTAWNNLGDAYETKKEWTPALKAFEEVLLFDPNNTIARPRRDALKEKVKMYKGVPIKSKKKA, encoded by the exons ATGCTGCTCCACTCTAATGCTTCAGCTCCTCTTCATCTTTACTCACATGGGTCTCACAATGTTCTTGTAAATTTAATTTATACCACCCATAAATATCCTGTTTCTGAGTTTCAAAGCCGTGGATCAACTCAACCAAGAATACCCATCAAGCCCAAGTTCAAGAACCACAAACTCTCTCTTCAG ATATATGGAAGACGACTGCCCATATTACCACTCATGTCCTCAAGAAGATACAAAG ACTCCCTTTTGGCTGATGACGATAACATGAATTTAAAAGGACAACTAGTAGGTGTGTCTACTTTCTTGTGTGGACCAGTCTCATGGTTGGCATCTTCACAAGCGGCACCCGCAAGTGAATATGCCCAGATAGATCCTGTTTATGAAATTGGGGAGTTATTTGAATTGGGAATCCAGCTTTCGTATGTGCTTTCATTGCTAGGCTTGCTTGGGGTTGGGACTTTTTTTGTAATTCGTCAAGTACTTGTTCGTAGAGAACTCGACCTTTCAGCAAAAGAATTGCAG GAACAAGTAAGAAGTGGGGACGCTAGTGCAACAGAGTTATTTGAACTTGGAGCAGTGATGTTACGTAGAAAAGTTTACCCTGCTGCTACTAAATTCTTACTTCAGGCAATTGAAAAATGGGATGGAGATGAACAGGATCTTGCGCAA GTTTATAATGCTCTTGGCGTGAGTTACACTCGGGATGGGAAGGTTGACAAAGGCATTGCTCAGTTTGAGACTGCTGTGAGAATCCAACCAGGCTATGTTACGGCTTGGAACAACCTGGGTGATGCGTATGAGACCAAAAAAGAATGGACACCTGCTCTGAAGGCATTTGAAGAAGTCTTGCTATTTGATCCTAACAACACAATAGCAAGGCCAAGGCGAGATGCATTGAAGGAAAAAGTTAAGATGTACAAAGGAGTTCCTATAAAATCGAAGAAGAAAGCATAG